One Mycobacterium marseillense DNA window includes the following coding sequences:
- the corA gene encoding magnesium/cobalt transporter CorA: MFQGFDALPEALRPLAQEPEPQPSAESPPRKETLVDCAVYADGHRLPGKIGYAASLDKVREIESMGHEGFVWVGLREPSQAQMQEVADVFGLHPLAVEDAVCAHQRPKVERYDDTLFLVLKTVNYVRHESVVLAREIVETGEIMVFVGRDFVVTVRHGEHGGLSEVRKRMDGDPEQMRLGPFAVMHAIADHVVDHYLEVSSLMLSDIDSIEGLAFAPGSKIDVEPIYLLKREVVELRRCVNPLSAAFHRIQMDNKDVISKELRRYLRDVADHHSEAADQIASYDDTLNSLIQAALARVGMQQNNDMRKMAAWAGILAVPTMVAAIYGMNFRFMPELNWTWGYPAIMAIMVVACLVLYFQFRNRNWL, translated from the coding sequence GTGTTCCAAGGATTCGACGCACTGCCCGAAGCGCTACGACCGCTCGCGCAGGAACCCGAACCGCAGCCGAGCGCGGAGTCCCCACCGCGCAAGGAAACGCTGGTTGACTGCGCCGTCTACGCCGACGGCCACCGGCTGCCCGGCAAGATCGGTTACGCCGCCTCTTTGGACAAAGTGCGCGAGATCGAAAGCATGGGGCACGAGGGGTTCGTCTGGGTGGGCTTGCGCGAACCCAGCCAGGCCCAGATGCAGGAAGTGGCGGACGTTTTCGGCCTGCATCCCCTGGCCGTGGAAGACGCGGTGTGCGCCCATCAGCGACCCAAGGTCGAGCGGTACGACGACACGCTGTTCCTGGTCCTCAAGACCGTCAACTATGTCCGCCACGAATCGGTGGTGCTGGCCCGCGAGATCGTCGAGACCGGCGAGATCATGGTCTTCGTCGGCCGCGATTTCGTGGTCACGGTCCGCCACGGTGAACACGGCGGACTGTCCGAGGTGCGCAAGCGGATGGACGGCGACCCCGAGCAGATGCGGCTGGGCCCCTTCGCGGTGATGCACGCGATCGCCGACCATGTGGTGGACCACTACCTCGAGGTGAGCAGTTTGATGCTGTCCGACATCGACAGCATCGAGGGTTTGGCGTTCGCCCCGGGCAGCAAGATCGACGTCGAACCGATCTATCTCCTCAAGCGCGAGGTCGTCGAGCTCCGCCGCTGCGTCAACCCGCTGTCAGCCGCGTTCCACCGGATCCAGATGGACAACAAAGACGTCATCTCCAAGGAATTGCGGCGCTATCTGCGCGACGTCGCCGACCACCACTCCGAGGCCGCCGACCAGATCGCCAGCTACGACGACACGCTCAACTCGTTGATCCAGGCGGCGTTGGCCCGCGTCGGGATGCAGCAGAACAACGACATGCGCAAGATGGCGGCCTGGGCCGGCATCCTGGCGGTACCCACCATGGTCGCCGCCATCTACGGGATGAACTTCCGTTTCATGCCCGAGCTGAACTGGACGTGGGGCTACCCGGCGATCATGGCGATCATGGTCGTCGCCTGCCTGGTCCTGTATTTCCAGTTCCGCAACCGCAACTGGCTGTGA
- a CDS encoding malate dehydrogenase yields MSASPLKVAVTGAAGQIGYSLLFRLASGSLLGPDRPIELRLLEIEPALKALEGVVMELDDCAFPLLSGVEIGADANKIFDGVNLALLVGARPRGPGMERSDLLEANGAIFTAQGKALNSVAADDVRIGVTGNPANTNALIALSNAPDIPKERFSALTRLDHNRAISQLAQKTGAKVTDIKKMTIWGNHSATQYPDIFHAEIGGKNAAEVVNDQSWIENDFIPTVAKRGAAIIDARGASSAASAASATVDAARSWLLGSPEGDWVSMAVYSDGSYGVPEGIVSSFPVTTKDGNWSIVQGLEIDEFSQGRIDKTTAELVEERTAVTELKLI; encoded by the coding sequence GTGAGCGCAAGTCCTCTCAAGGTCGCCGTCACCGGCGCCGCCGGCCAGATCGGCTACAGCCTGTTGTTCCGCCTGGCGAGTGGCTCGTTGCTGGGCCCCGACCGCCCGATCGAGCTGCGTCTCCTTGAGATCGAACCCGCCCTCAAGGCGCTCGAGGGCGTCGTGATGGAGCTCGACGACTGCGCCTTCCCGCTGCTGTCCGGTGTCGAGATCGGCGCGGACGCGAACAAGATCTTCGACGGCGTCAACCTGGCCCTGCTGGTCGGTGCGCGGCCGCGCGGCCCGGGCATGGAGCGCAGCGACCTGCTGGAGGCCAACGGCGCGATCTTCACCGCCCAGGGCAAGGCGCTCAACTCGGTTGCCGCGGACGACGTCCGCATCGGCGTGACCGGTAACCCGGCCAACACCAACGCGTTGATCGCGCTGAGCAACGCCCCCGACATCCCCAAGGAGCGATTCTCGGCGCTGACCCGTCTGGACCACAACCGGGCGATCTCGCAGTTGGCCCAAAAGACCGGCGCCAAGGTCACCGACATCAAGAAGATGACGATCTGGGGTAACCACTCCGCGACCCAGTACCCCGACATCTTCCACGCCGAGATCGGCGGCAAGAACGCCGCCGAGGTGGTCAACGACCAGTCCTGGATCGAGAACGACTTCATCCCGACCGTCGCCAAGCGCGGCGCGGCCATCATCGACGCCCGCGGCGCGTCCTCGGCCGCGTCGGCCGCCTCGGCGACCGTCGACGCCGCCCGCTCCTGGCTGTTGGGCAGCCCGGAGGGTGACTGGGTGTCGATGGCCGTCTACTCCGACGGCTCCTACGGTGTGCCGGAGGGCATCGTGTCGTCGTTCCCGGTGACCACCAAGGACGGCAACTGGTCGATCGTGCAGGGCCTGGAGATCGACGAGTTCTCCCAGGGCCGCATCGACAAGACCACCGCCGAGCTGGTCGAGGAGCGCACTGCGGTCACCGAGCTCAAGCTGATCTAG